The DNA segment AAACTTGAACCGTATTCTATAGTATCAGTTGATTCTAGTTTAAAAATTGAAAAGATTGACCTTATAAAGTCAAAAGATAAGAAGAAAGTACTTGTAATAGCTAGCGGAGGATTAGATTCTACAGTAGCAGCGACTTACTTACTTAGGCAGGGACATGAAATAACGCTTTTGCATTTCAATTATAGGCATAAAGCAGAAGAAAAGGAAAGAGAAGCTATAAGAAAAATTTCTGAATATCTACAAGTTCCGTATATAGAAATAGATACTGATTTGTTCAAAATAATAGGGCACACAACATTATTAAAAGGTGGTGGAGAAATAGTCAAAGAGAGGCAAGGAGAAGAAGGAGCAGAATTTGCCCATGAATGGGTACCTGCCAGAAATCTCATATTCTTTTCAGTTGCCTTAGCTATAGCAGAGGCATACGGTTTTGATGCAATAGCCTCTGGAATTAATCTAGAGGAAGCTGGAGCTTATCCAGATAATGAAATGGAATTTGTAAGACTGTTTTCTAAACTATCACCTTATGCTACTGGACCTAATAAAAAGATAGAGGTCATGATGCCGGTAGGTAATTTAGTTAAGCATGAAATAGTGAAACTTGGAGTAGAAATAGGTGCACCTTTACACTTAACTTGGAGCTGTTATGAAGGAGGAGAAAAGCATTGCGGAAAATGTGGACCTTGCTACATGAGGAAAATGGCCTTTAAGATTAATGGATTGAAGGACCCAGTAGAATATGAAAATTAAATAAAAGTATGAGGTTTAGACTCGGCATGAGGATTTCTTATCATGTTTAATATTAACTCATTTCCTTTACTTAATTTTTCTAGTAATGAGAGAGAAAGAACTCTGATTAATTCCCTCTTGCATCTTGTATTATCTTCAAGAACGGAAATTATCTGATCTCTAAATTTCGAATCAATTTGAGTAATCCACGATTCTTCCTTTAGCTCTCTAAGCTCTTTCTCTATTTCTGACGAAATTTTTATTATATCTTCATTTGTATAATTGTTCTTTGCAAGCTCTACGAGATATTCTCCAGCCTCAAGAATTTTTCCATCGTTCAGATAGTTCACAACTTTAAGCAGATCTTCAAACATAGTTATGTATAGTGTTACAAGGTTAAAAAATAAAGCTTTGAGTTAAGAAAAGAATAAAATTATTTAACAACCATCACTGGAATCTTAGATTCTTGAACAACTCTTGAAGATACACTACCTAAAAGTATTCTCTTAAACCTTGATAATCCTCTACTACCCACTATTATAAGCTTTATATCATTCTTATTTGCATATTCTAGAATAGCCGTTGCTGGATCTCCGCTCAAAACCTCACCTACTGTCTTTACTCCATTTTGAGTAGCCTTCTTAACAGCCTCATCTATATCTTTCTTAGCTTTCTTTTCCATCTCTTCAATCGCAGAAAGAGGCGGAAGTACACCTACAGTTTCAAATATCGTTTCATCTACGGCTTCAACTACGTAGACTTCTGAGCTATATCTTTTTGCTAAATCTATTGCAACATCTAAAGCCTTTTTACTATGTTCAGATCCATCGTACGCAACTAATATTTTCTCAAACATCACTTTTCTCTCTTAAGAGACAAAT comes from the Acidianus infernus genome and includes:
- a CDS encoding universal stress protein gives rise to the protein MFEKILVAYDGSEHSKKALDVAIDLAKRYSSEVYVVEAVDETIFETVGVLPPLSAIEEMEKKAKKDIDEAVKKATQNGVKTVGEVLSGDPATAILEYANKNDIKLIIVGSRGLSRFKRILLGSVSSRVVQESKIPVMVVK
- the queC gene encoding 7-cyano-7-deazaguanine synthase QueC; amino-acid sequence: MCSVSGALILNPKNYDKIERKFAEILKNAEDRGRDSFGIIVVQSDGTTKSVKSLGRPSEQEEKLYGILDEKSRVIIANNRAEPTTEFVNKKTEKDIQPFEGERFIVTHNGIIANDKELEKKFGVKRESNIDTAVIPPILDKFWKGDLPTLKDLLSEIRGSFAFIIADKKNPNKIYVAQNFKPVYMMYDYELGAIFFTSLDDYFSQSPLDKVNITKLEPYSIVSVDSSLKIEKIDLIKSKDKKKVLVIASGGLDSTVAATYLLRQGHEITLLHFNYRHKAEEKEREAIRKISEYLQVPYIEIDTDLFKIIGHTTLLKGGGEIVKERQGEEGAEFAHEWVPARNLIFFSVALAIAEAYGFDAIASGINLEEAGAYPDNEMEFVRLFSKLSPYATGPNKKIEVMMPVGNLVKHEIVKLGVEIGAPLHLTWSCYEGGEKHCGKCGPCYMRKMAFKINGLKDPVEYEN